CATCAGCTGTATACTGGCTAGCtggtccttctggccctgccaccagagctctgctccctATAGTGCTACTGATTGTACCGCTGCTGTTGAACCTGGCGAGCTAATCCTGGggcaagtccatgactctgcCATAGGCGTTGTACCCTGTTTTCTGCggcccgtgccttgcgcatacaggtctgatagtcggccttgagattcagcccagaatcaagccagacaccaagccatcgggTTGCCTCTGggttgaagggcacacacGTATGTAGTTCTCACAATGCTTTTAAGCTCATTACCCGCCATGCAGAGCTAAGAGACACTCTAAATGGTGACGGATTTTATGCCAttccaccatcttctctaCTGACATTTGGATCCCGACAGACGTGTTCATATCATGAACAGACTGTGATAGTGGTTGATCACTCCGCCTGATGTCAACGTGGAGCGCGGGGAACATACATTATAGGTTCCTTGGAGATTGCCTGAATCATCTTTCGTATGGGAAATTGAAATTAGCTTTGCTACTGTTCGTCGTGCTATGGTTCTCAATATTTTTGTTCATATTATCATGTCAACCTCCGACTATGAGCCACGGTTCCATTTGAGACGACGGCGGCGAATACCGCTACTGGCCAGGAAATTGATGTATAAGCAAAATCAGCACAGTAATTGGAATTATGAATAACGTTAGAGTGCCTTTTTCTTGGTATTGTAGATGTATTCAATGAGACCGGTAACAGGTAGCATCCAGGGCGGGCATATCTCGCGAGATCCACGTTTAAAAGCGCATGGTCGCATAATAAATTACTGTTCTCATATATATTACATGCTTAATATGTATGTATTAGAGTGCATGGAAAGTCCTCATGTCCGCTGATTGACATCCTCGATAACGTCATCCTCAACCTGCGCCATCTCATGGATCCTCTCATCAAAGGGCGCAAACTTGCTCCTGGCTCGCAACTTCTTGCCAAAAAGATAGAACGCTACCGGAATAGGAACCAGGACAGCGGCGACACAGCCCAGCAAGGTGGAAGCCCACTGAATACCCATGCCGTTGAACATCTGCCGCGAAAACAGCGGGAAGCTGGACGCGACCAGCGAACGGCAAAACGTATTTGCTGCGATGGCAGATGCAGCGCTGTATCGCATTAAATTAGATATCAGCCAGATGGTGATCAGGCGGGGCGGTAACTTACAACATAAGATAAGTGTCGATTAGATAGTTGAACAGTTGAATGAAAATAATCAGCAGTCCGAATCCCGTGAACAGTCCACTGAGCGTGGGAACAATCCAAGGGACCTTGTTCGTGAACCCGgtccatccaaaccagaaCAGCCCGGCAGCAAAGAGAACCCCGCCGACGATAACAGGGGGCAGACGCCATTCGGGGATAGGAACGCCCCCGTTAGCGTCCAGCTTCCGATTATACGGACCGCTTAATATGATGATACACACGGCCGCAATGAGCAATCCCACGACCATGCCGAATAACGGCAGTCCCCCGACACCAGGGGTCATGCCGTAGACCCCCTGGAAGACGAGGGTATATGCTGTCAAGAAGCAATAGAGTAGTCCGTAGATGAAACTCAGGTACACTGTCACTGCGAGGATCAAGGGCTCAGTAAGCAGTAGCCGCAGCGGTCTTGAGAAATTGTTGACCAGCAATTCCCGCAAGTCGACTTCAATCTCCTCTTGCTTTGCGTGTATACCCCAGTTCTTCGTGCGACGGCGTAGCTCTGACGCTTTGTCGACCAAGACCACTGGTGGGTATGACTCTTTTAGGAATAGAACGTTTAATGCAAAAGCAAAGTAACCCATGATAGCAGGCAGGTAAGCAGTCCAGCGCCAACCCAAATACGACATATTAATAAATCCTCCAATAAAGGGCGCTAGAAGAGGACCGAGAAACACCGTGCCCGAAAACATGGCGATGGCGGTGCCACGCGTGCGGTTGTCGTAGATGTCGGAGAAGACAGCTGCCACAACGGCCAGCGGACAACTACCGAAAATGCCTGAGAAGAATCGACACAGCATAAGGGTCTGCAGGTCTTTTGCGACTGCGACACCTGTGTTGAAAATACCGAACCCCAGCATGCCGATCATGATAGGGATGCGACGACCTCTGAGTTCCGATAATGGGGCCCAGATCAAGGGACCGGATGCGTAACCGATGATGTAAAGCGTACTTGAAAGACTTGAGACTTCGATTCCGACCCCGAAAGCTTTGGAAACATTGCTGGTTGAAGCGCTGAAGATGGCGGAATCAAATGTGGAGCAAATACTGGTGAATGCCAGGATGGCGCTGATGGTGACTCTACGAGCAGTTAGAAGTATGACCTTGATGCTGCAATGATTCACTTACTTCCGCCCTAACGACCAATTCTGGGGATATAACGGGTCGTCTGTCCCGTCGAATTCCACGACATACTCCTCTCGAGCCGGCAGGGGTGGTGGGTAAGGCTTTCCGCCCCCAAAAGGAGGTAGGGAAGCTCTAGAGGCCCGGGATTGTACACTTTCGCCAACCGTCAAAGCATGCTGGTATCGCTGGGTCTCAATCCTACTCAGGGCATCAGACATCCTCGTCCGACGACGTTCCAGGTCGGGTTCTGTGGGCCGCGAACGCAGAGTATGCAGCTCAGAGCCATAGTCATTTGAACTGCTTGAGCTTGTTGACTTGGAGATTGCAGACAAGGATTGTCTGTCACTCCTGTCTGAATTCCCCAGTTCTTGCTTTTCATGTTGTTCGTTCATTTTCTCGGACTCCAGCCTGGGATCGATTTCAGATGCGTTGCATTCGCCGGGGGTCATTTTGGCCGGCTGCAAGAGTGTTGTTGAAACTTGCGAGTCTTTGCCAGATCGCCGATTCCCAGAATTAGactgagaaaagaaaaaaaattcttCCAAGACAAACTATCAGATCTACTAGGCAACCAGCTGTGGATACGTTCCGACTTATCCGAAACCCACCTGGGCGGTTATGATGCTGGACGCCCATTGCCGAACCCTGCTAAGCATCCAACGATAACCTTAAAATTGAGGTTTTCCAGGGAGAGGAGAAACATTAATTCAATTCTTCACTCTCATAAACAAGTATCTGGCGATATGATTGCTCAGCCACCTCCCTGTACCTCCCAGCAAGGTCGTCACCCGCTACAAAAGCAAACTGATTCTTCCATTCCCTCCAGCGCTCCATACTCCACATTTCGCGGGGCTCGGATACACCCTCAACCTTCTTGCATTGCTGGTAGACATAGCGACCTTCGTCCGGCCACATAATCCACTGGGCAGCTCCAATAAAATAATTTCCAATCTTGTTCGGTCCATCGATTGGACGCTTCTCCAAATCAGGATATTCACTACTTGACGGCAGGATATCATCTAGGGAGCTCAGAAAATCGCAGTCGCACCAGTTTGAGCTTGCTAGGCGGGCCATGGCGGAGTTGAAGTTGCGCCAGCGAAAGGGTGGGTAGCATTTTGAGAAAATTCATTTCAAATCCGTCAGTGATTGTAAGTTTGGCTAGGGAAAGGTACCTGTTATCTCATGATGAAAATGGTTCGGAAATCCTTCCCAGCTTCGTTCTCAAAATGGCCACAGTGTCAATGTGGGATATGGCTCGTTACGGTCTTCCGGGGGCAGGCCTTTGAAGATTTCATGGCGTGGAAGCGATCGTAGTGCCAGAAGGAATTCAACAATACAGTTTTGTCCTTCGTGATAGGGCAGGAATGCGGAGCACAGCCGGGAAATTCATGAGAACATCGGTCCAATATAGATCGTCGGATGCGGCATAATCGTGTACATGTTGGCGCcctgtccttcttcttccggtATGACGTTGCGCGGATCTGCCCGTCTCATCAGTTCGTGGTGTTTTCGGTTTGTGTGCTCTGTGAGCATAGTATCGAACTCGATGGCCGCCTGGCTAGGGGTCAGGTCCCCTTTCACTAAAGCCCCCAGTCTGGGTTTAGTCCAGAGCTCCTCTTTCTCGTCGAATTTGTCATACAATCTCAAAGGGAGTGGCCTGTCCTCGAACTTCTCTGAGTATTCTGGTTCATCACGAGGGTCCACATGGTGATGAGGTTCTCTATCTGCCGGGGATCACAGTATCGCTGAAGGTAAGTGACTATCGGGGACGATAGTGCCTGGTTGGATTCAGGAGGATCAAAGAAGAATCCTTGGCTGCGGAGTCGCTGGATTAGTCTGCCTTGTAGAACCGCGTCGAATGCCCCTTTGATATCCAGAGTCAACATTGAGGCACATAGGCCGCGGGCCCATGcttcctcaatgtcatgcacCAGTGCTGCCGCCAGGtcggtagctgaacggcaggggaGAGCCCCAAactgttgggggtggaggaccttgtgtttgatggctacCCATGCAAGTCGGTGGGCTATCAGGCGTTCCAGACCTTTTCccaaggtagagaggagaTACAAAAGCGTGTGTTATGCTGCCCATGTCGGCTGTCTGAAATATGTCGCGCCCGGCGTATTAGTAAATCCTATTCCAATCCATTTTCTTGGCAGCTTTGCGGCTTTTTACAATCTCGCGCGGCGTCATCTTTCGCATCTTGCACTTGCTTAGAGGACatttgatatttgatatATCTAGCTTGCAAGATGGCCCAGGTTCTGCGAGGTCATATGTCGCGGAAATTGGCAGAAGTGGTGACTGTTCTGCGCCACCGGCCGACTTGGTCACAGTGGCAATCATTCCTTGAACCCGCACAATGCAGTAATATGTTCTAGGGAATTTGAGAAGCTTAACCTGCTTTCAAAGCTTGTTATTTAATGTAAGTTGGGAACAATGCCTAGTTACCCGTCAGACTTCAATAACTAAGCGAGCTTCAAAGGCTGATTGGAATTCCTTATTCTAATAAAAGGAAGGCGGTCAACGCTGGTGGGGTAATTGAAACAAGTTGGGTATTCACCATCCAAATCATCTACCCCACGACTGCCCCTCCAAGATTCTTCACAGCCAAACCAAACTTTGAGGATAGGctctgtcacgggctcggaatagtagatactaacgaactgaattcctatctaaactattgtagccatcgacgagaatatctaatctggagaggaaagagaagaggaatctATCTATGGGGAGAAAGGGGTTTTATCTGTGGGAGTGTGGGTAGTGTGACTGCGCTATTGCTTCCTTTGTTTGCTGGCCAAGATGGCAACGTTTGTTGATGCCGGCCGTGGATGCGGCATTGAGGCGTTGAACGTCACatgagagaagccaggttgtgataCCCCCATGGACACATACGCATTATTTCTCGGCCTGTATACAAAACTACCTTGATCCATATATGGTTACTCTACAAATAATCC
The sequence above is a segment of the Aspergillus chevalieri M1 DNA, chromosome 6, nearly complete sequence genome. Coding sequences within it:
- a CDS encoding MFS transporter (COG:G;~EggNog:ENOG410Q1FC;~InterPro:IPR020846,IPR011701,IPR036259;~PFAM:PF07690;~SMCOG1106:major facilitator transporter;~TransMembrane:12 (i150-172o192-210i217-235o241-264i276-295o307-327i383-408o420-441i462-484o490-512i519-544o556-578i);~antiSMASH:Cluster_6.1;~go_function: GO:0022857 - transmembrane transporter activity [Evidence IEA];~go_process: GO:0055085 - transmembrane transport [Evidence IEA]), whose product is MTPGECNASEIDPRLESEKMNEQHEKQELGNSDRSDRQSLSAISKSTSSSSSNDYGSELHTLRSRPTEPDLERRRTRMSDALSRIETQRYQHALTVGESVQSRASRASLPPFGGGKPYPPPLPAREEYVVEFDGTDDPLYPQNWSLGRKVTISAILAFTSICSTFDSAIFSASTSNVSKAFGVGIEVSSLSSTLYIIGYASGPLIWAPLSELRGRRIPIMIGMLGFGIFNTGVAVAKDLQTLMLCRFFSGIFGSCPLAVVAAVFSDIYDNRTRGTAIAMFSGTVFLGPLLAPFIGGFINMSYLGWRWTAYLPAIMGYFAFALNVLFLKESYPPVVLVDKASELRRRTKNWGIHAKQEEIEVDLRELLVNNFSRPLRLLLTEPLILAVTVYLSFIYGLLYCFLTAYTLVFQGVYGMTPGVGGLPLFGMVVGLLIAAVCIIILSGPYNRKLDANGGVPIPEWRLPPVIVGGVLFAAGLFWFGWTGFTNKVPWIVPTLSGLFTGFGLLIIFIQLFNYLIDTYLMFAASAIAANTFCRSLVASSFPLFSRQMFNGMGIQWASTLLGCVAAVLVPIPVAFYLFGKKLRARSKFAPFDERIHEMAQVEDDVIEDVNQRT
- a CDS encoding uncharacterized protein (COG:S;~EggNog:ENOG410PXX7;~antiSMASH:Cluster_6.1), which codes for MARLASSNWCDCDFLSSLDDILPSSSEYPDLEKRPIDGPNKIGNYFIGAAQWIMWPDEGRYVYQQCKKVEGVSEPREMWSMERWREWKNQFAFVAGDDLAGRYREVAEQSYRQILVYESEELN